cggATGTTTCATGTACATATGGAATTTCACAATATCATTCTAACGACAATTAATTTTAAACCACGACTAGCATTAGTGACTATTAACAACCACTTCTAAATGATATGTATCTCCGTGTGGTGGTCCTGGCTATACAAAAGCCGCAGCGAAGCCTCCGATATCCAAGTTTGAGGCACCGAAGTACCAAATTCAATTCAGAATAACTAGACTAAGACCCGCGCGATGCGCGGTTGGCAAAATGAATTATTTCTCTTGTTAGAGTCAAAAGTGATACATGCAGTCTTGTAAATATAGCTATACTTTAGTTAATTAATCTTAATATATTAGAagtaagaaaattaaatgactttgaaacaaattttcatttatCATATCATTGTACATGTATTGAATGGAATCATTTTTCATTTAACTAATAAGATATGATATGAAGAGAGCAAAAAAGAGCAAATACGTCATTGAAAGGGaatttgaatttcaaccttTGTAAGGTCGTAGAAGATGACATGTGCAACATTCAAAAGTTAAAATGTCTAAATTACAAAAATGACAGTTAATTAAAGTTATGTCCTATTATATGTTATGTTGAGGCCTTGTTTGCACTTTTGCCCTTCCTTGCTTTTTGTTTTGCTCCTATAGTGGATGTTCTTGGCTCCTATATTGCAATTCCTTATCCAAGCATTGTTTTTTAAGGAAATTTCATGGCAGTACAAACACACATATGTAGCAAGCATGTGGGTTTCTAATTTCTACGTCGTGGCAGTACAAACATATACAGCAATACAAACACAGATATGAAAGGAAGTTTGAGCTTTCCTTTTTCAATTTAATATGGGAACTAAAACTCTGATAAAATTTAAATGTCTTCAACAAAATAGAACAATAATGTTATCAAATCAACCATTCCATTATGTCTGGATTCATAACAAACCATGAAAATGACTGTAATATAGAGATAGgtttgaaacaaaacaaaacatataGAGCCTGAATAAGAAATCTAAGCTAAGAATCCAAATAGCTCCATCAGTGACCACTGACCAGCACTTTACTCTTCTTCAGTGACAGATTCAACATCCTTCTTGTTGTGCTTCCTAGTGTACCTATGATTCTTCAAAAACTTGGGATCCATCCCTTTGGTGAAAATGTGGCGGTGCCTCTTGGGCTTCTTGATGCCGTTTTTGTGTGCCTTGTAGGACTGGTTGTGAGCGGTGTGATTCTTCGACTTGGCAGTCTCTTCAAGATCTGGTTGAGGAGCTAGGGTTTTTCCTACGCAACAGAATAATGAGAACTAAAACTTTTATCCAAGTTTCTTAATGTCAATCTAGGTTTTTCATCGTGACATTCACAAGTAACCTGAATATTACATGGTTTAGGTATTCAGAAAAGTAAAAAGGATTACAACATATGTTCTTATTAAGAATGTCAATGAATTGAGAAAGAGAATTCGGATTAGAGGAAGGATACTTCATATAAGAGCTCAAATGCGAGGATTCAGTGATCAAACAATGAAGCTGTGATTATAAATACAAAATTGGGCAATCATAGATGTAAAAGTTGAATGCAAACCTTAGAAGGGAGTCTCAAAAGAAGCGTCGGATCTTAGTAGGCATCTTCTGAAGTGGATCAGAGCAAACAACATCTTGGGCTCCTTAGTCTGATCATCATCGTGATTCGTGAAGGCCTGAGTGGGTTCTAGCCTGAGATCCTTAAACTGAAACACACACAACCACTTATTATATCAGAAATGTGAAAATGCCATAGATTAGTAGATCAACTGTaagtgaaa
This is a stretch of genomic DNA from Lotus japonicus ecotype B-129 chromosome 1, LjGifu_v1.2. It encodes these proteins:
- the LOC130725948 gene encoding 60S ribosomal protein L29-1-like — protein: MKYPSSNPNSLSQFIDILNKNICCNPFYFSEYLNHFSLFCCVGKTLAPQPDLEETAKSKNHTAHNQSYKAHKNGIKKPKRHRHIFTKGMDPKFLKNHRYTRKHNKKDVESVTEEE